From the Deinococcus misasensis DSM 22328 genome, one window contains:
- a CDS encoding DEAD/DEAH box helicase, protein MPASFPGTLQGVPQVARQLLFSAHDGKAVLLTTPERLAVYQTLGLWGAEVSINPGIPEWAIKGDKVVLDVSTALDLFPRDPESLTVNLQIGRDYPRDRLLDQLISLGYQREEEPGYTVQGDTLSIHLNGEQTLRAEFFGDELDTLRDNEGNKIRSFIVPPAEGFLPPTRWDATRLELLEGYRVYLDAPELYNSVLEPNTGQLWQLLMSREVVSFGRTPLELPDLVAPVKALPFYRAQLTVFARDLERWLEAGQQVLLLLRHERTGKYLQEKLLTNLNIKWVKNPVMVPGQVSFLVGIGEGGFEVPDQKTVVLTEDLLYGFQGGSALRSKKLSGKPVTDALGLQIGDYLIHPEHGIGQFLGIETREVLGVKRDYLNLQYGGGAKIYLPIELLPIMRRHPGTTDDPPSLSRFEKQEWQKAREKARQSAEALAARLLVQYAARQVTPGYGFTPLEDWDPLIEKNFEYELTFDQKRALRETLNDLEKTYPMDRLISGDVGFGKTEVALRAAHRVVGHGKQVAVLVPTTLLAEQHASTFVARFKDLPVRIEGLSRFTSPAKSREILEGIKAGSVDIVIGTHRLLSQDIQFKNLGLIIVDEEHRFGVLQKEKLKALKAFGKLEGLPEPEPAQATDTSPRRRGRPKKQEQASLNTAAKDALEELKNQVSIDVLSMSATPIPRTLYMSMVGLRDMSSIQTPPKGRKPIQTILSPYDPTVVRHAIISELERGGKVFYIHDRIASIGARALYLKNIVPEARVAVAHGRMDEEQLEEIMLGFEEGAFDVLLSTTIVETGLDIPEANTILIERADRLGLAQLYQLRGRVGRRSREAYAYMFYPPRLTGNASRRLWAIADLQDLGSGHRLAEKDMEIRGVGNILGSEQHGQIQAVSIEVYTELLAEAVAKLKGDVLPEPTQITIDLPVNARLTAEYFGDEAARIQAYGLLSEATTLPAISRVEKEFRKRFGMPPLEVQHFLDLAKLRIIALNKRALSITENFTHLVVSFSYKGLDFDAASLKKFPHKTEVAQFPPSVKIDKKGLKPDDYPAVLMDVLTYFG, encoded by the coding sequence ATGCCTGCCAGTTTTCCGGGGACCTTGCAGGGGGTGCCGCAGGTGGCGCGGCAGCTCTTGTTTTCTGCACATGACGGCAAAGCGGTGCTGCTGACCACCCCGGAGCGTCTGGCGGTTTACCAGACTCTGGGGCTCTGGGGTGCAGAGGTGTCCATCAATCCCGGCATTCCCGAGTGGGCCATCAAAGGGGACAAGGTGGTGCTGGATGTGTCCACCGCTCTGGATTTGTTCCCCAGGGATCCAGAAAGCCTGACCGTGAATTTGCAGATTGGGCGGGATTATCCGCGGGACCGTCTGCTGGACCAGTTGATCTCTCTGGGTTACCAGAGGGAAGAGGAACCGGGTTACACCGTGCAGGGGGACACCCTCTCCATCCACCTGAATGGCGAACAGACCCTGCGTGCCGAGTTTTTTGGCGATGAACTCGACACCCTTCGGGACAACGAGGGCAACAAAATCCGCTCTTTCATCGTGCCGCCTGCTGAAGGGTTTCTGCCGCCCACCCGCTGGGATGCGACCCGTCTGGAATTGCTGGAAGGGTACCGGGTGTATCTGGATGCCCCAGAGCTGTACAACAGCGTGCTGGAGCCGAACACCGGGCAACTCTGGCAGTTGTTGATGTCCAGAGAGGTGGTGTCTTTTGGGCGTACCCCTCTGGAATTGCCGGATCTGGTGGCTCCGGTCAAAGCCCTGCCTTTTTACCGGGCGCAATTGACGGTGTTTGCCAGAGATCTGGAACGCTGGCTGGAAGCCGGGCAGCAGGTGCTGTTGCTGCTTCGCCATGAACGGACAGGCAAGTATTTGCAGGAAAAACTCTTGACCAACCTGAACATCAAATGGGTGAAAAACCCTGTGATGGTGCCGGGTCAGGTCAGTTTTCTGGTGGGCATCGGTGAGGGTGGTTTTGAGGTTCCAGACCAGAAAACCGTGGTGCTCACCGAGGACCTGCTGTACGGTTTTCAGGGAGGATCGGCTTTAAGGAGCAAAAAGCTGTCCGGGAAGCCGGTCACGGACGCTCTGGGTTTGCAAATTGGGGATTACCTGATCCATCCAGAGCACGGCATCGGGCAATTTCTGGGCATTGAAACCCGTGAAGTGCTGGGCGTAAAAAGGGATTACTTGAACCTGCAATATGGCGGAGGGGCCAAGATTTATCTGCCCATCGAGCTGCTGCCCATCATGCGCAGGCATCCCGGCACCACCGACGATCCGCCCAGCCTGTCCCGTTTTGAAAAGCAGGAATGGCAGAAAGCCAGAGAGAAAGCCCGCCAGAGTGCCGAGGCCCTTGCCGCCAGATTGCTGGTGCAGTACGCAGCCCGGCAGGTGACACCCGGTTATGGGTTCACGCCTCTGGAAGACTGGGACCCCCTGATCGAAAAGAATTTCGAGTATGAACTCACTTTTGACCAGAAGCGGGCTCTCCGGGAAACCCTGAACGATCTGGAAAAAACCTACCCGATGGACCGCCTGATCTCGGGGGATGTGGGGTTCGGGAAAACCGAGGTGGCTTTGCGGGCTGCACACCGGGTGGTCGGTCACGGCAAACAGGTGGCGGTTCTGGTCCCCACCACCTTGCTGGCTGAGCAGCACGCCAGCACCTTCGTGGCAAGGTTCAAGGATCTGCCTGTCAGGATTGAGGGCCTGAGCCGTTTCACCAGTCCAGCCAAATCCAGAGAGATTCTGGAAGGCATCAAGGCCGGTTCCGTGGACATCGTGATCGGAACGCACCGTTTGCTTTCGCAGGACATCCAGTTCAAGAACCTCGGGCTGATCATCGTGGACGAAGAGCACCGTTTTGGGGTGCTGCAAAAAGAAAAACTCAAAGCCCTCAAGGCGTTTGGCAAACTGGAAGGTCTGCCAGAACCCGAGCCCGCTCAGGCCACGGACACCTCTCCCAGAAGGCGCGGGCGGCCCAAAAAACAGGAGCAGGCTTCCCTGAACACGGCTGCCAAAGACGCTCTGGAGGAACTGAAAAATCAGGTGTCCATCGATGTGCTTTCCATGTCTGCCACGCCGATTCCCAGAACCCTGTACATGAGCATGGTGGGCCTGAGGGACATGTCCAGCATCCAGACGCCACCCAAAGGCAGGAAGCCCATCCAGACCATCCTCTCGCCTTACGATCCGACGGTGGTGCGCCATGCGATCATTTCGGAGTTGGAGCGTGGAGGCAAAGTCTTTTACATCCATGACCGCATCGCCTCGATTGGGGCCAGAGCCCTGTACCTGAAAAACATCGTTCCAGAAGCGCGAGTCGCCGTTGCCCACGGACGCATGGACGAGGAGCAGCTTGAAGAGATCATGCTTGGGTTTGAGGAGGGGGCCTTTGATGTGCTCCTTTCCACCACCATCGTGGAAACCGGGCTGGACATCCCAGAAGCGAACACCATCCTGATTGAGCGTGCAGACCGTCTGGGTCTGGCACAGCTTTACCAGCTTCGTGGACGGGTGGGACGGCGCAGCCGCGAGGCCTACGCTTACATGTTCTATCCTCCACGCCTGACCGGAAATGCCAGTCGCAGGTTGTGGGCCATTGCAGACCTTCAGGACCTCGGCTCGGGTCACCGTCTGGCCGAGAAGGACATGGAAATCCGTGGGGTGGGAAACATCCTTGGAAGCGAACAGCACGGTCAGATTCAGGCGGTTTCCATCGAGGTGTACACCGAACTGCTGGCAGAAGCCGTCGCGAAACTCAAAGGGGATGTGCTCCCAGAGCCCACCCAGATCACCATTGATTTGCCGGTCAATGCCCGCCTGACCGCAGAATACTTCGGTGATGAGGCTGCAAGGATTCAGGCTTACGGTTTGCTTTCGGAAGCCACCACCCTGCCTGCCATTTCGAGGGTCGAAAAAGAATTCCGCAAGCGGTTTGGGATGCCCCCTCTGGAAGT
- a CDS encoding SDR family oxidoreductase — protein sequence MHTLFDLTGKQALVTGASKGIGYASAKLLHELGAEVTLVARNEEALQQAQNTLKGSRYIVADLASRAGVDLVLEKVGAVDILVSNAGGPKPGTPTQITEEGWLSGFELTLMSTIRLARGVLPHMMGEKWGRIIAITSLSVTRPVPNLTVSNTLRAGVENYLKTLALEVAPYGITANAVAPGYTLTERLEQLHPNPEDLEKIAARIPARRVGLAEEVASAVAYLASPGAAYVTGQSILVDGGVCI from the coding sequence ATGCACACCCTCTTTGACCTCACAGGAAAACAGGCTCTGGTGACCGGAGCCAGCAAAGGCATTGGATACGCTTCGGCCAAACTGCTCCATGAACTCGGGGCAGAAGTGACTCTGGTGGCCCGCAATGAAGAAGCGTTGCAGCAGGCGCAAAACACCCTGAAAGGCAGCCGGTACATCGTGGCAGATCTGGCTTCCAGAGCAGGGGTGGACCTCGTGCTGGAGAAGGTGGGGGCTGTGGACATTCTGGTCAGCAATGCAGGAGGTCCCAAGCCCGGCACACCCACCCAGATCACCGAGGAGGGGTGGCTCTCGGGTTTCGAGCTGACCCTGATGTCCACCATCCGACTGGCCAGAGGGGTTCTGCCTCACATGATGGGGGAGAAGTGGGGCCGGATCATTGCCATCACCAGCCTGAGCGTCACCCGGCCTGTGCCCAACCTGACCGTGTCCAACACCCTGAGGGCTGGCGTGGAAAACTACCTGAAGACCTTGGCTCTGGAGGTCGCCCCTTACGGCATCACCGCCAATGCAGTGGCTCCCGGTTACACCCTCACAGAGCGTCTGGAACAACTGCACCCCAACCCCGAGGATCTGGAGAAAATCGCTGCCCGCATTCCAGCCCGTCGGGTGGGACTGGCAGAAGAGGTGGCCTCAGCGGTGGCGTATCTGGCCTCGCCGGGTGCGGCTTATGTGACGGGACAGAGCATTCTGGTGGATGGAGGGGTGTGCATTTGA
- a CDS encoding transglycosylase domain-containing protein, with amino-acid sequence MSSAKKNVRRKPGPTPPPRKKASKWKVFWMVAGIALIFPLIFVVKWTLELPNYRELERIKLASNTKVLDRNLQYLGTLPVTLPTGVKIDRNIVGLEDMSPYLPMAIVTSEDRRFFQHYGLDFIGLGRSLLKMVMGERLEGGSTITNQVIKNTLLSELSGGRTLERKYKEWILSVQVERYFSKDEILIDYLNLIYLGSGGYTDLIGVDMAARGYFGKPAKNLSLAESVYIATLVPSARRYFDYEAYRPLMKSLLNRMVEDGRITQQQADAAWKEQIRPAGWRVRYDREGNLLAAELVNDKAKNIRPNRNTFASHYLQQLEKQLRDILPSSAFTGTGGLKVITAMDKQAQESIEQASRNARVPSGATMGAAIVDPYTGDVRAMVGQKLDVFSREWNNAAQSKRQVGSSIKPLLYATAIEEGYQQFHTELDAPVSFKCAGCPNGVYSPKNFSQTSTGQETTLRSSLDQSLNLPTVRLADRIGIDTFKDKLRDLGFEVQGNEGLSLSIGTLESNPLKMALVYASFVNGGKLHEPNYVLKVENSNGQVLYDAENHRTDGKRVWKEQTAFVMWDMLRGVVYDRTGGLARNAQISGRLVGGKTGTTNDVKDLWFVGVTPELAGAVWVGKEEGGAMPENSYSGVIAAPIWRDMMAGALRGKPYKNVVRPSGVVFESHAGYRMAVVKDIPPPQQNNNTQVQTEETPPQETVPDATTQETTPTPDTDPNADDGTMLVILDKTTGYLADASTPVENRVERRIRKEDLDSFVKPQEVQPDPSTDPSTQPEPSVEEVPIEDPTVYPEDSTAPDPTVEEVPLEQGQPDPAFENPAGQAPPSEGSGFTGE; translated from the coding sequence ATGTCGTCTGCAAAAAAGAATGTGCGTCGTAAACCGGGTCCCACGCCACCTCCCAGAAAGAAAGCCAGCAAGTGGAAAGTGTTCTGGATGGTGGCTGGAATTGCATTGATTTTCCCTTTGATTTTCGTGGTCAAATGGACCCTCGAATTGCCAAATTACCGTGAGCTGGAACGCATCAAGTTGGCCAGCAACACCAAGGTGCTGGACCGCAACCTGCAATACCTCGGGACTTTGCCTGTGACTTTGCCCACCGGGGTCAAGATTGACCGCAACATCGTGGGCCTCGAAGACATGAGCCCTTACCTCCCCATGGCGATTGTCACCAGCGAAGACCGCAGGTTTTTTCAGCATTATGGTCTGGATTTCATTGGTCTGGGTCGCAGTTTGCTGAAAATGGTGATGGGTGAGCGTTTGGAGGGCGGATCCACCATCACCAATCAGGTGATCAAAAACACCCTGCTTTCTGAACTGAGCGGTGGCCGCACACTTGAACGCAAGTACAAAGAGTGGATTTTGAGCGTGCAGGTCGAACGGTATTTCTCCAAAGACGAGATCCTGATTGATTACCTGAACCTGATTTATCTGGGCAGTGGTGGGTACACCGACCTGATTGGCGTGGACATGGCCGCCAGAGGTTACTTTGGAAAGCCTGCCAAAAACCTGTCCCTTGCAGAGAGCGTGTACATTGCCACTCTGGTGCCTTCTGCACGGCGTTATTTTGATTACGAAGCCTACCGCCCCCTGATGAAAAGCCTCCTGAACCGCATGGTGGAAGATGGGCGCATCACCCAGCAGCAGGCCGATGCAGCATGGAAAGAGCAAATCCGGCCTGCTGGATGGAGGGTCCGTTACGACCGTGAGGGCAACTTGCTGGCCGCTGAACTGGTCAACGACAAGGCCAAAAACATCCGTCCCAACCGCAACACTTTTGCCAGCCATTACCTGCAGCAACTTGAGAAACAACTGCGTGACATCCTGCCTTCCAGTGCCTTCACAGGAACCGGAGGTCTGAAGGTGATCACTGCCATGGACAAACAGGCGCAGGAGTCCATCGAGCAGGCTTCCAGAAATGCCAGAGTGCCCTCTGGGGCGACCATGGGTGCAGCCATCGTGGACCCTTACACCGGTGATGTGCGGGCCATGGTGGGTCAGAAACTGGATGTGTTCAGTCGGGAGTGGAACAACGCTGCCCAGTCGAAACGTCAGGTGGGTTCCAGCATCAAACCTTTGCTGTACGCAACTGCCATTGAGGAAGGCTACCAGCAGTTCCACACCGAACTCGATGCTCCGGTCAGTTTCAAATGTGCAGGATGCCCCAACGGGGTGTACAGCCCGAAAAACTTCAGCCAGACCTCGACGGGTCAAGAAACCACCTTGCGTTCCAGTCTGGACCAGAGCCTCAACCTGCCCACCGTGCGCCTTGCGGACCGCATCGGCATTGACACCTTCAAAGACAAGTTGCGGGACCTCGGATTTGAAGTGCAGGGCAATGAAGGTTTGAGCCTTTCGATTGGAACCCTGGAATCCAATCCGCTGAAGATGGCTCTGGTGTACGCCAGTTTTGTGAACGGTGGCAAACTGCACGAGCCCAATTACGTGCTGAAAGTGGAAAACAGCAACGGTCAGGTGCTCTACGATGCCGAAAACCACCGCACCGACGGCAAACGGGTCTGGAAGGAACAAACCGCCTTTGTGATGTGGGACATGCTGCGTGGTGTGGTGTATGACCGCACAGGTGGACTGGCCCGCAATGCCCAGATTTCCGGTCGTCTGGTGGGCGGAAAAACCGGAACCACCAACGATGTGAAAGACCTCTGGTTCGTGGGCGTCACCCCCGAGCTTGCCGGGGCAGTGTGGGTCGGCAAAGAAGAAGGTGGAGCCATGCCCGAGAATTCCTACAGTGGCGTGATTGCTGCTCCCATCTGGCGCGACATGATGGCAGGTGCGCTCAGGGGCAAACCTTACAAGAATGTGGTGCGTCCCTCTGGGGTGGTTTTTGAGTCCCATGCAGGGTACCGGATGGCCGTGGTGAAGGACATTCCTCCACCGCAGCAGAACAACAACACGCAAGTCCAGACCGAGGAAACCCCTCCTCAGGAAACCGTGCCTGATGCCACCACACAGGAAACCACCCCCACACCGGACACCGATCCCAACGCCGACGACGGAACCATGCTGGTGATTCTGGACAAAACCACCGGTTACCTTGCGGACGCCTCCACCCCTGTGGAAAACCGTGTGGAACGGCGCATCCGCAAAGAGGATCTGGACAGTTTCGTGAAACCTCAAGAGGTTCAACCCGATCCCAGTACAGATCCCAGCACCCAACCGGAGCCTTCTGTAGAAGAGGTGCCCATCGAAGATCCCACTGTCTATCCAGAGGATTCCACAGCACCAGACCCAACAGTGGAAGAAGTTCCTCTGGAGCAGGGACAACCTGATCCTGCTTTTGAGAATCCAGCGGGTCAGGCCCCTCCTTCAGAAGGCTCTGGATTCACGGGAGAGTGA
- a CDS encoding asparaginase: MTRLAIIHTGGTIASKPVASGGVAPQASPLDLIHTLPELEQYSLSVHQPYQLPSPHITPQHMHTLRNLVLELAPQNDGIVITHGTDTLEETAFYLHLTLREEVSVALTGSMRHALEPSWDGPGNLWGAAVAATHPLSRGRGPLVVFGGDVFDARTVTKTHSTALDSFGGYPGPIGRVDSNGVSPELHYFNKPERMQAFDPPHADAHVEILYTYAGWKGEGVKEALERSDGLVIAAMGTGNVPAEVLPLVAHSGKPVVVATRTHAGPVLPVYGYPGGFKTLLDAGCIPASFLSAHKARILLIVLLSLGYSHEQMMDAFKKVVA; encoded by the coding sequence ATGACCCGCCTTGCCATCATTCACACCGGAGGAACCATTGCCTCCAAGCCCGTGGCCTCCGGGGGGGTGGCCCCTCAAGCCAGCCCTCTGGACCTGATCCACACGCTTCCAGAGCTGGAACAGTACAGCCTGAGTGTGCATCAACCGTACCAGTTGCCCAGCCCCCACATCACCCCCCAGCACATGCACACCCTGCGCAATCTGGTGCTGGAACTGGCCCCCCAAAACGACGGAATCGTGATCACGCACGGCACCGACACCCTTGAAGAAACCGCTTTTTACCTGCACTTGACCCTGCGCGAGGAGGTCAGTGTGGCCCTGACCGGCAGCATGCGACATGCTCTGGAACCCTCATGGGACGGTCCCGGCAACCTGTGGGGTGCAGCCGTGGCCGCCACCCATCCCCTGAGCCGTGGACGGGGTCCTCTGGTGGTCTTCGGAGGGGATGTCTTCGATGCCCGCACCGTCACCAAAACCCACTCCACGGCTCTGGACAGTTTCGGAGGTTATCCCGGCCCGATTGGCCGCGTGGATTCCAATGGGGTCTCTCCGGAGCTGCATTACTTCAACAAACCCGAGCGCATGCAGGCCTTCGATCCGCCCCACGCAGATGCCCATGTGGAAATCCTTTACACCTATGCAGGCTGGAAAGGCGAAGGGGTCAAAGAAGCTCTGGAGCGCAGCGACGGTCTGGTGATTGCTGCGATGGGCACCGGAAATGTGCCTGCCGAAGTGCTGCCACTGGTGGCCCATTCAGGCAAGCCTGTGGTGGTGGCCACCCGAACCCACGCTGGCCCTGTGCTGCCCGTGTACGGCTATCCCGGTGGCTTCAAAACCTTGCTGGATGCGGGATGCATTCCGGCCAGTTTCCTGAGCGCCCACAAAGCCCGCATTCTGCTGATTGTGCTGCTGAGTCTGGGGTATTCCCATGAACAGATGATGGACGCCTTCAAAAAGGTGGTTGCTTGA
- a CDS encoding alpha/beta hydrolase, whose amino-acid sequence MWTEFFAPNRSSRATRPVLVLLHGRNRPALSMLPLAEELSLNHEALITPEAEGGSWYPYSTLAPRAMNEPALSQSLEQMETLMQEVLQKHPPEQVILSGFAQGACLALEYAMRHPRPYRAVLSFHGVLMDETPSLPHKDTQYFFCSSENDPLIPAWKVRASHEKLCLLGAKSSLRLYAGMHEKIPPEELIHIREALGVD is encoded by the coding sequence ATGTGGACGGAATTTTTTGCACCCAACCGGTCTTCCAGAGCCACGCGACCTGTGCTGGTTTTGTTGCATGGCCGCAACCGGCCTGCGCTCAGCATGCTGCCTCTGGCAGAAGAACTTTCCCTCAATCATGAAGCCCTGATCACCCCTGAAGCCGAAGGGGGCAGTTGGTACCCTTACAGCACCCTCGCTCCAAGGGCCATGAATGAACCGGCCCTTTCCCAATCTCTGGAACAGATGGAAACCCTCATGCAGGAGGTGTTGCAGAAACATCCCCCCGAGCAGGTGATCCTGTCTGGTTTTGCACAGGGGGCCTGTCTGGCTCTGGAATACGCCATGCGTCACCCCAGACCTTACCGTGCTGTGCTGTCGTTTCATGGGGTCCTGATGGATGAAACACCTTCCCTTCCTCACAAAGACACCCAGTACTTCTTTTGTTCCAGCGAAAACGATCCCCTCATCCCAGCGTGGAAGGTGCGTGCAAGCCATGAAAAGCTGTGTTTGCTGGGTGCAAAATCCAGCTTGCGGCTGTATGCAGGCATGCATGAGAAAATTCCTCCAGAGGAATTGATTCACATTCGAGAGGCTCTCGGGGTAGATTAA
- the aroE gene encoding shikimate dehydrogenase has translation MKRAFLFAHPAGHSLSPRMHNAAFQSIGVDGVYQAVDIEPTCLGKALLRLREPEVIGANLSLPHKEAVIPLLDEIEPVARKIGAVNTIIPRNGKLLGTNTDADGFYQSLLEGGYRPEGVALVLGAGGAARAAVYALHQAGLEIWIQNRTPERAQQLLDSMQIPGKVYATQDQIPFEQVGLLVNSSSAGLSNPLESPLTLAFPDLKAGATVYDMVYKPLHTKLLLDARAKGYNAVTGIGMLVHQARLAFERWTGQSVPAQVMFDAVKDTLQ, from the coding sequence ATGAAACGTGCCTTTCTGTTTGCCCACCCTGCTGGACACTCCCTGTCCCCAAGAATGCACAATGCTGCATTTCAATCGATTGGTGTGGATGGGGTGTATCAGGCTGTAGACATCGAACCCACCTGTCTGGGCAAAGCCCTGCTGCGCCTGAGGGAACCCGAGGTGATCGGTGCCAACCTGAGCCTTCCCCACAAAGAAGCCGTGATTCCCTTGCTGGATGAAATTGAGCCTGTGGCCCGCAAAATCGGTGCAGTCAACACCATCATTCCCAGAAATGGCAAGCTGCTGGGCACCAACACCGATGCAGACGGTTTTTACCAGAGCCTCCTTGAGGGAGGATATCGCCCAGAAGGTGTTGCGCTGGTCCTCGGGGCCGGAGGGGCAGCCAGAGCCGCTGTGTACGCCCTGCATCAGGCTGGCCTCGAAATCTGGATTCAGAACCGCACCCCTGAACGCGCACAGCAACTGCTGGACAGCATGCAAATTCCCGGCAAAGTGTACGCCACACAGGACCAGATTCCTTTTGAGCAGGTGGGTCTCCTGGTGAATTCTTCTTCTGCTGGGCTCAGCAACCCTCTGGAAAGCCCCCTCACCCTGGCTTTCCCTGACCTCAAAGCAGGGGCCACCGTGTATGACATGGTGTACAAACCCCTCCACACCAAACTGCTGCTGGACGCTCGGGCCAAAGGGTACAACGCAGTGACAGGCATCGGAATGCTGGTCCATCAGGCCAGATTGGCATTTGAACGCTGGACCGGTCAGAGCGTCCCTGCTCAGGTGATGTTTGATGCGGTGAAAGACACGTTGCAGTAA
- a CDS encoding ribokinase, which translates to MILVAGSANLDFVVRASHIPAPGETVLGENFETFAGGKGANQAVACARAGGKVAFLGALGRDLYGDMLLHSLQADGVNTRYLKRVTEPTGAAFITVSPEGENAITVASGANNTLKPEHLPDLKGFKALVMPLETPMPTVLSYYTRAKAAGLKTVLNAAPATRLPEELFPQLDVMVTNQHEIFINAPAHTDFADAAQSILQKGVGMVIITLGSDGCLLVTQEKTVTVPAIPIEAVDTTGAGDTFVGAFLAEWMRGSNVEVAARFAVVASGLACTKVGAQASMPRKDEILEALQGQKP; encoded by the coding sequence ATGATTCTGGTTGCTGGTTCCGCAAACTTGGATTTCGTCGTGCGTGCAAGCCACATTCCTGCCCCCGGAGAAACCGTGCTCGGAGAAAACTTCGAGACGTTTGCAGGGGGCAAAGGTGCCAATCAAGCCGTTGCCTGTGCCAGAGCCGGAGGGAAAGTGGCTTTTCTGGGGGCTCTGGGCAGGGATTTGTACGGAGACATGCTGCTCCATTCGTTGCAGGCCGATGGGGTCAACACCCGTTACCTGAAACGGGTCACCGAACCCACAGGGGCCGCTTTCATCACCGTTTCTCCAGAAGGGGAGAATGCCATCACCGTGGCTTCCGGGGCCAACAACACCCTCAAACCTGAGCACCTGCCGGACCTCAAAGGCTTCAAGGCTCTGGTGATGCCTCTGGAAACCCCCATGCCCACGGTGCTCTCCTATTACACCCGTGCCAAAGCTGCCGGGCTCAAAACGGTCTTGAATGCTGCCCCAGCCACCCGCCTCCCAGAAGAGCTTTTCCCCCAATTGGATGTGATGGTCACCAACCAGCACGAGATTTTCATCAATGCCCCAGCGCACACCGATTTTGCAGATGCGGCACAGTCCATTTTGCAAAAAGGGGTGGGCATGGTGATCATCACCCTCGGGTCTGACGGTTGCCTGCTGGTGACGCAGGAGAAAACGGTCACTGTACCTGCCATTCCCATCGAAGCCGTAGACACCACAGGTGCAGGAGACACCTTTGTGGGTGCCTTCCTTGCCGAATGGATGCGAGGCAGCAACGTGGAAGTGGCAGCCCGTTTTGCTGTGGTGGCCTCGGGTCTGGCCTGCACCAAAGTGGGGGCACAGGCCAGCATGCCTAGAAAAGACGAGATTCTGGAGGCCCTCCAAGGCCAAAAGCCCTGA
- the pdxH gene encoding pyridoxamine 5'-phosphate oxidase, with protein MNDSIRDLRTDYTAASLSAVLADPVEQFEEWLHEAIDAKLPEPNGMTLSTVNAQGRPSSRVVLLRGFNTEGFVFYTNYLSRKGQDISEHPVACINFWWPVLERQVRIEGRIEKVSPEDSDAYFASRPRDSQLSAASSPQSQVIENKDVLLERISELQAQYPEDMPRPEHWGGYRLVPEYFEFWQGGPARLHDRFVYVLQDGSWTTQRLAP; from the coding sequence ATGAACGACTCCATCCGTGACCTGCGCACAGATTACACCGCAGCCAGCCTGTCTGCCGTTCTCGCCGACCCCGTCGAGCAGTTTGAAGAGTGGCTCCACGAGGCCATCGACGCCAAGCTCCCAGAGCCCAATGGAATGACCCTCAGCACCGTGAATGCACAGGGCAGACCTTCCAGTCGGGTGGTGTTGCTGCGTGGCTTCAACACCGAAGGTTTCGTGTTTTACACCAATTACCTGAGCCGCAAAGGGCAGGACATCTCAGAGCATCCTGTGGCTTGCATCAACTTCTGGTGGCCTGTGCTGGAACGTCAGGTGCGCATTGAAGGGCGCATCGAGAAAGTCAGCCCGGAAGATTCGGACGCCTATTTTGCTTCCCGTCCCAGAGACAGCCAGCTTTCTGCCGCCAGCAGCCCCCAATCTCAGGTGATAGAAAACAAAGACGTTTTGCTGGAACGCATTTCTGAACTGCAAGCCCAGTACCCTGAAGACATGCCGCGTCCAGAGCACTGGGGGGGGTACCGTCTGGTTCCAGAGTATTTTGAATTCTGGCAGGGGGGACCTGCCCGCCTGCACGACCGGTTTGTTTATGTGCTTCAAGATGGAAGCTGGACCACCCAGCGTCTGGCACCCTGA
- a CDS encoding class I SAM-dependent methyltransferase yields the protein MIQVTFEDGFQDQAHALSEKLGLPLLQDPQGVQYGLRVAAGGLEIVDLHKKQRPVRVDFHQLNAERSGGDLTKAVNTRVHKTVLDATGGLGRDAFTLARAGCKVTVLEKNPIIHALLEDGLQRAQDLEAVQRMTLIHADSMQALRNHQPEVVYLDPMYPARKKDALPKLEMQVFHALLGAEQNEQELLQVALEQARKRVVVKRPIHAPVIQPASLQFKGKTTRFDVYLK from the coding sequence TTGATTCAGGTCACTTTTGAAGATGGATTTCAGGATCAGGCCCACGCCCTCTCTGAAAAACTGGGCCTTCCATTGCTGCAAGATCCTCAAGGTGTTCAATACGGTCTGAGGGTGGCAGCAGGTGGCCTTGAAATCGTGGACCTCCACAAAAAACAACGCCCGGTGCGGGTGGATTTTCACCAACTGAATGCCGAACGCTCTGGCGGAGACCTGACCAAAGCCGTGAACACCCGAGTCCACAAAACCGTGCTGGATGCCACAGGGGGCCTGGGTCGGGATGCTTTCACACTGGCCAGAGCAGGATGCAAGGTGACGGTTCTGGAGAAAAACCCCATCATCCATGCCTTGTTGGAAGATGGTTTGCAACGGGCACAGGATCTGGAAGCGGTCCAGCGCATGACCCTGATTCATGCAGACAGCATGCAGGCCCTGAGAAACCATCAACCTGAGGTGGTGTATCTGGACCCGATGTATCCTGCCCGCAAAAAAGACGCCCTGCCCAAACTGGAAATGCAGGTGTTCCATGCCCTGCTCGGGGCCGAACAAAACGAGCAGGAACTGTTGCAGGTGGCTCTGGAACAGGCCAGAAAACGGGTGGTGGTCAAACGGCCCATCCATGCACCAGTGATTCAGCCTGCATCACTGCAATTCAAGGGGAAAACCACAAGATTTGATGTGTATTTGAAGTAG